One stretch of Halapricum desulfuricans DNA includes these proteins:
- a CDS encoding PstS family phosphate ABC transporter substrate-binding protein → MWDSSVSRRAVLAGSAGVAASFVSGCITTSATPPGQDRQQGAGQSDTLLKTGGSSTVYPIVKLAASHWNGNYPASDLEYWGPTQYDITTDKRLANYWASYYGLDKDDQRTPPFNVSVSLSHSGTGLENLKAGRISIGNASASVSAEFPEMSQEELDKFENHVVGVDAQPIVVSEEIYESGVTRLSAEQLKQIYTGEIDDWRQIDGYSGESKSIQAIGRTPGSGTDTSFRKNLFGDPDTPIPGADQRKGQNQQVKNIISNSDNAIGYMALGFVDDSIETLTLAFDGKEFVPGENLSDPDYPLSRDLHCYTYDGTSKTEAAFLRMIISDFGQEKFVRASNYSALTDERQQNQMDALPDPVQ, encoded by the coding sequence ATGTGGGATTCCTCTGTAAGCCGGCGTGCCGTACTGGCAGGCTCTGCCGGAGTCGCAGCATCGTTTGTGAGCGGTTGTATCACGACGAGTGCAACGCCCCCGGGGCAGGACCGTCAGCAGGGAGCCGGACAATCGGATACGCTCCTGAAGACCGGCGGGTCGTCGACAGTGTATCCCATCGTAAAGCTGGCGGCGTCACACTGGAACGGCAATTATCCGGCGTCTGATCTCGAATACTGGGGCCCGACCCAGTACGATATCACGACGGACAAACGCCTCGCGAACTACTGGGCGAGCTATTATGGGCTCGACAAAGACGATCAAAGGACGCCCCCGTTCAACGTTTCCGTCAGTCTGAGCCACTCCGGAACAGGGCTGGAAAACCTGAAAGCAGGCCGGATTTCGATCGGCAACGCAAGCGCCTCTGTTTCGGCGGAGTTCCCGGAGATGTCCCAGGAGGAGCTCGACAAGTTCGAGAACCACGTGGTCGGCGTCGACGCCCAGCCAATCGTCGTCAGCGAGGAGATCTACGAGTCCGGCGTCACCCGGCTGAGTGCCGAACAGTTGAAACAGATCTACACCGGGGAGATCGACGACTGGAGACAGATCGACGGGTACAGCGGCGAGAGCAAATCCATTCAGGCGATCGGCCGGACGCCCGGCTCCGGGACGGACACGTCGTTCCGGAAGAACCTCTTCGGGGATCCGGATACGCCGATTCCGGGGGCCGACCAGCGGAAGGGACAGAACCAGCAGGTCAAAAACATCATCTCGAACTCCGACAACGCGATCGGCTACATGGCGCTCGGGTTCGTCGATGACTCCATCGAGACGCTCACGCTCGCGTTCGACGGGAAAGAGTTCGTCCCGGGTGAGAACCTGTCAGATCCCGACTATCCGCTGTCGCGCGACCTCCACTGCTATACATACGACGGAACCTCGAAAACGGAGGCCGCGTTCCTCAGGATGATCATCAGCGACTTCGGTCAGGAGAAGTTCGTCAGAGCCTCGAACTACTCGGCGCTGACCGACGAACGACAGCAAAACCAGATGGACGCGTTACCCGACCCGGTACAATGA
- a CDS encoding flippase-like domain-containing protein — MNRAVEVSVVLPAYNEAETIERTVEITLATLEEFLPAGAFEVIVAEDGCADRTPEIASRLADEDERVRHVHSDQRLGRGGALEYAFRQARGETLAYFDTDLATDMSHLEALIESVRSDDYEFATGSRWIPGNTADRPAKRGIPSRGFNVLVQLLLRSDLQDHQCGFKAFDREALFDVLEDVEDSHWFWDTEVLVHAQRAGYEVREFPVEWTPKGDSKVDLVRDVFGMGSQIVRTFWQVSVSPRLDRRVNVAVGTGLVALALVLMTTYLDPGEVWANMRQADLLVVGASVLVYLCSWPLRGTRYRDILERLGYRSDPAFLTGAIFISQTGNLVFPARLGDAVRAYVMKARRSVPYPSGFASLAIERVFDLLTIAFLAGVVVLGMVVTMSPAELQTAIAGTELAGGQEQAGRTAMAVAAGVGAAAIAVTLGIVFSARSDRNYVRGAVSRLSNDSYADYVAGVIERFAGDVQTVASDRRAFALVGTTSLIVWTIDVLTAVVVLAAFGVELTPFLIGVAFFAVSVGNLAKVLPLTPAGLGLYEGAFAIIVVGLTPLSGALAISIAVVDHAVKNLVTLAGGLVSMAWLNVSLTTAVEETEAIADDERTRATRE, encoded by the coding sequence ATGAACCGTGCGGTCGAAGTGAGCGTCGTCCTGCCCGCCTACAACGAGGCGGAGACGATCGAGCGGACTGTCGAGATCACGCTCGCGACGCTCGAGGAGTTTCTGCCGGCCGGCGCCTTCGAGGTGATCGTCGCCGAGGACGGCTGTGCGGACCGCACGCCAGAGATCGCGTCTCGGCTTGCCGACGAAGACGAGCGCGTGCGCCACGTCCACAGCGATCAGCGCCTCGGCCGGGGCGGCGCGCTGGAGTACGCCTTCCGGCAGGCCCGCGGTGAGACGCTAGCGTACTTCGATACGGATCTCGCGACGGACATGTCCCATCTCGAAGCGCTGATCGAGAGCGTTCGCAGCGACGACTACGAGTTCGCGACCGGCTCGCGGTGGATCCCCGGAAACACGGCGGATCGACCCGCCAAACGTGGGATCCCGAGCCGGGGATTCAACGTGCTCGTGCAACTGCTGTTGCGCTCGGACCTGCAAGACCACCAGTGTGGCTTCAAGGCCTTCGACCGGGAGGCGCTGTTCGACGTGCTGGAAGACGTCGAGGACAGCCACTGGTTCTGGGACACCGAGGTGCTGGTCCACGCCCAGCGCGCCGGCTACGAGGTCAGGGAGTTCCCCGTCGAGTGGACGCCGAAAGGAGATTCAAAGGTCGACCTCGTCCGGGACGTCTTCGGAATGGGTAGCCAGATCGTCCGCACCTTCTGGCAGGTGTCGGTCAGTCCGCGCCTCGACCGCCGGGTGAACGTCGCCGTCGGGACGGGACTGGTCGCGCTCGCGCTGGTGTTGATGACGACGTATCTCGACCCCGGCGAGGTGTGGGCCAACATGCGACAGGCCGACCTGCTCGTGGTCGGCGCATCGGTGCTCGTGTACCTCTGCTCTTGGCCGCTTCGGGGGACGCGCTATCGGGACATCCTCGAACGGCTGGGCTATCGCTCGGACCCGGCGTTTCTGACCGGCGCGATCTTCATCAGCCAGACCGGGAATCTGGTCTTCCCCGCCAGACTGGGCGACGCCGTCCGCGCCTATGTAATGAAGGCCCGCCGGTCGGTGCCGTACCCGTCGGGGTTCGCCTCGCTGGCGATCGAGCGCGTCTTCGACCTGCTGACGATCGCGTTTCTGGCCGGCGTCGTCGTGCTGGGGATGGTCGTCACGATGTCGCCGGCGGAGCTCCAGACAGCTATCGCCGGGACGGAACTGGCCGGCGGTCAGGAGCAGGCAGGCCGGACGGCGATGGCCGTCGCCGCGGGCGTCGGCGCGGCCGCGATCGCCGTGACGCTGGGGATCGTCTTCAGCGCCCGCAGCGACCGCAACTACGTCCGTGGGGCCGTCTCGCGGCTCAGCAACGACAGCTACGCCGACTACGTCGCCGGCGTGATCGAGCGGTTCGCGGGGGACGTCCAGACGGTCGCCAGCGACCGGCGGGCGTTCGCGCTGGTCGGCACGACCAGCCTGATCGTCTGGACGATCGACGTACTCACCGCGGTGGTCGTGCTGGCGGCCTTCGGCGTCGAACTCACGCCGTTTCTGATCGGCGTCGCCTTCTTCGCAGTCAGCGTCGGCAACCTCGCGAAAGTGCTGCCGCTGACGCCGGCCGGTCTCGGCCTCTATGAGGGGGCCTTCGCGATCATCGTCGTCGGCCTGACGCCGCTCTCGGGGGCGCTCGCGATCAGCATCGCCGTCGTCGATCACGCCGTCAAGAACCTGGTGACGCTCGCCGGCGGCCTGGTCTCGATGGCCTGGCTCAACGTCTCGCTGACGACCGCCGTCGAGGAGACCGAGGCCATCGCCGACGACGAACGCACACGCGCGACTCGCGAGTAA
- the pstC gene encoding phosphate ABC transporter permease subunit PstC: MTSLQSFDAVDPGEQAISAVAGSLVFLAFVSVFALPQATIYLLGGFVAVTAYGWVTDREQTAKFLFLLMTVSTVLILGLITIYLLVESVPAFSTVGLDLFVQTQWSPGEQVYTLVPMIWGTFVTTIIAMFVAGPLGLAGAIFLSEIAPGWAREITKPAIEVMAGIPSIVYGFLGYIVFSKFLTREATLQLPQLGSLFAVGIVIGLMALPTVVSVAEDALTAVPDSMRDGSHALGVTDWQTTNSVTLPAAFSGVSAAVILGVGRVVGETMAATVILANVTRLPDPLTDVFGNTITLTSLIANQHGTASGLQLSVLFAAGVVLFITVISLSIGSQYIEARMQRKLGGKQ; encoded by the coding sequence ATGACATCGCTGCAGAGTTTCGACGCGGTCGACCCGGGGGAGCAAGCGATCAGCGCGGTCGCTGGGAGCCTCGTCTTTCTGGCGTTCGTATCAGTGTTCGCACTTCCACAGGCGACAATCTATCTTCTCGGCGGCTTCGTCGCCGTGACCGCGTACGGGTGGGTCACTGACCGCGAACAGACGGCGAAGTTCCTGTTTCTGTTGATGACAGTCTCGACGGTCCTCATCCTGGGACTGATCACGATTTATCTGCTCGTCGAGTCGGTCCCCGCGTTCAGCACAGTCGGACTCGATCTCTTCGTTCAGACCCAATGGTCGCCCGGCGAACAGGTGTACACGCTCGTACCGATGATCTGGGGGACGTTCGTCACGACGATCATCGCGATGTTCGTGGCCGGGCCGCTGGGCCTCGCTGGCGCGATATTCCTCAGCGAAATCGCGCCGGGCTGGGCGCGTGAGATCACCAAGCCGGCGATCGAGGTCATGGCGGGGATCCCGTCGATCGTCTACGGCTTTCTCGGCTACATCGTCTTCAGCAAGTTTCTCACGCGTGAGGCGACCCTCCAGTTACCGCAACTGGGAAGCCTCTTCGCCGTCGGGATCGTCATCGGACTGATGGCGCTGCCGACGGTCGTCTCGGTCGCTGAAGACGCGTTGACGGCCGTTCCCGATTCGATGCGGGACGGCTCGCACGCGCTGGGCGTGACCGACTGGCAGACGACAAACTCGGTCACGCTCCCCGCGGCGTTCTCCGGCGTCTCGGCGGCTGTCATCCTCGGCGTCGGACGGGTCGTCGGGGAGACGATGGCTGCCACGGTGATTCTTGCGAACGTGACGCGGCTCCCGGATCCTCTGACTGACGTCTTCGGAAACACGATCACGCTCACCAGCCTCATCGCGAACCAGCACGGGACCGCCAGCGGACTCCAGCTGTCGGTGCTGTTCGCGGCCGGTGTCGTCCTGTTCATCACCGTCATCTCGCTGAGTATCGGCTCGCAGTATATCGAGGCGCGCATGCAGCGCAAGCTCGGAGGGAAACAATGA
- a CDS encoding HalOD1 output domain-containing protein, with protein MSADEPYIVREEDGDADDAAAWVAPEPASDVITDAIVAESDLERDEVEPLEEHVDFETLRAVLTGDRQPPVTFSIGGWSVTVDRDGAVEVTDEA; from the coding sequence ATGAGCGCAGACGAGCCGTACATCGTTCGCGAGGAGGACGGCGACGCGGACGACGCAGCGGCGTGGGTCGCTCCGGAACCGGCATCGGACGTGATCACCGACGCGATCGTCGCCGAGAGCGACCTCGAGCGCGACGAGGTCGAACCGCTCGAAGAACACGTCGACTTCGAGACGCTGCGGGCCGTGCTGACCGGCGACCGACAGCCGCCCGTGACGTTCTCGATCGGCGGCTGGAGCGTCACCGTCGACCGGGACGGTGCTGTCGAGGTCACTGACGAAGCGTAA
- a CDS encoding methylglyoxal synthase, translating to MTRIALIAHDDEKPEMIDLVESYQSYLSTVDIVCTGTTGQRIAEATGLEVERKQSGPLGGDMEIGAEAANDRIDGIVFLRDPLTAQPHEPDISALLRICDVHDTPLATTRTSAEYVLEGLAREDGHDL from the coding sequence ATGACGCGCATCGCGCTGATCGCACACGACGACGAGAAGCCCGAAATGATCGATCTAGTCGAGAGCTACCAGTCGTACCTCTCGACGGTCGACATCGTCTGTACCGGCACGACGGGCCAGCGGATCGCCGAGGCGACGGGACTGGAGGTCGAGCGCAAGCAGTCCGGCCCGCTCGGCGGCGACATGGAGATCGGGGCCGAAGCCGCCAACGACCGGATCGACGGGATCGTCTTCCTGCGGGACCCGCTGACCGCCCAGCCCCACGAGCCCGACATCTCGGCGCTGCTGCGGATCTGTGACGTCCACGACACGCCGCTCGCGACCACCCGGACCTCCGCGGAGTACGTCCTCGAAGGGCTGGCACGCGAGGACGGCCACGATCTGTAG
- the pstA gene encoding phosphate ABC transporter permease PstA, with protein sequence MSTDVRTTSLVEAGSSSRELIGGAVVGAAVLTVVVGFLSAAMVVPATSSLLGLEVSTLIGALLVASGLGLLAAGIGSVQGAIEADPTYTPGIPTAVTYGFVWAIAAGIVSLVVFDFGALWPLAALSVAVAVGIGTVLTREDLGVTVPASAFLLASGGSVLLGVLTPGVQWQPPGLSATVTGTVSIPVVAIVGGLLAVWSGARAYGGFGARGRQNGAHALIGANAIAMISLLVVIVAFIAVKGFGPLTEGIKYGFYPGFYHWFHFHVPIVDTYVIVRGPEIWFYWPFVMEPFHQLGSLQSGVLPAIVGTFWLVLGAVVFAVPLGIGAAVFLTEYAEQGRFTQLVEVSTNGLWSTPSIVYGLFGLAFLVPRIGNGRSIVAGQLVLGFMLLPLVVITSREALQSVPDEYRDASAALGVSKWQTIRSVVVPAAMPGVITGVILGVGRIAGETAPILLVTSSDPFEDTVPDVLGSFELTMAPPFVTNEALMEASSALPYQLYGLISAGLGDNLGFAWGTALVLLIVVLGFYAIGIASRVYFRRKLNQ encoded by the coding sequence ATGAGCACGGACGTCAGAACGACCTCGCTCGTCGAAGCCGGGTCGTCCTCGCGAGAACTGATCGGTGGTGCAGTCGTCGGAGCGGCAGTGCTGACCGTTGTCGTCGGGTTTCTCAGCGCTGCGATGGTCGTCCCGGCCACGTCGTCGCTGCTCGGGCTCGAAGTCAGCACGTTGATCGGGGCGCTGCTGGTCGCGTCCGGCCTCGGACTCCTCGCGGCCGGCATCGGATCGGTTCAGGGGGCCATCGAAGCCGACCCGACGTACACGCCCGGTATCCCGACGGCTGTCACCTACGGATTCGTGTGGGCGATAGCGGCCGGAATCGTCTCGCTCGTCGTGTTCGATTTCGGCGCGCTCTGGCCGCTGGCCGCACTCTCTGTCGCCGTCGCGGTTGGGATCGGGACGGTGCTCACCCGCGAGGATCTCGGGGTCACGGTCCCGGCGAGCGCGTTCCTCCTCGCGTCCGGCGGAAGCGTTCTCCTCGGGGTGCTCACCCCCGGCGTCCAGTGGCAGCCCCCGGGCCTGTCGGCGACAGTCACCGGAACCGTGTCGATCCCGGTCGTCGCGATCGTCGGCGGACTGCTCGCGGTCTGGTCCGGTGCCAGAGCGTACGGCGGCTTCGGCGCTCGCGGCAGGCAAAACGGCGCGCACGCACTGATCGGGGCCAACGCCATCGCGATGATCTCGTTGCTCGTGGTGATCGTGGCGTTCATCGCGGTCAAGGGGTTCGGACCGCTGACAGAGGGAATCAAGTACGGGTTCTACCCCGGGTTCTATCACTGGTTCCATTTCCATGTCCCGATTGTCGATACGTATGTCATCGTCCGCGGGCCCGAGATCTGGTTCTACTGGCCGTTCGTCATGGAGCCGTTCCATCAGCTGGGCTCGCTGCAGAGCGGCGTGCTGCCGGCGATCGTCGGGACCTTCTGGCTCGTGCTCGGGGCAGTGGTGTTCGCGGTCCCGCTCGGCATCGGTGCCGCCGTGTTCCTCACGGAGTACGCCGAGCAAGGCCGGTTCACGCAGCTCGTCGAGGTCTCTACGAACGGCCTGTGGAGCACGCCGAGTATCGTCTACGGGCTGTTCGGGCTCGCGTTCTTGGTACCGCGCATCGGCAACGGCCGCTCGATCGTCGCCGGCCAGCTGGTTCTCGGGTTCATGCTCCTGCCGCTGGTCGTTATCACGAGCCGGGAAGCGCTACAGAGCGTCCCTGACGAGTACCGCGATGCTAGCGCCGCGCTCGGTGTCAGCAAGTGGCAGACGATCAGAAGCGTCGTCGTTCCCGCCGCGATGCCCGGCGTCATCACCGGGGTCATCCTCGGCGTCGGCCGGATCGCCGGCGAAACGGCGCCGATCCTGCTCGTCACTTCGAGCGACCCGTTCGAAGACACCGTACCGGACGTCCTCGGCTCGTTCGAACTTACTATGGCGCCGCCCTTCGTGACGAACGAGGCGCTGATGGAAGCGTCGAGCGCGCTCCCCTACCAGCTATACGGGCTTATTTCGGCCGGCCTCGGCGACAACCTCGGCTTCGCGTGGGGGACCGCACTGGTCCTGCTGATCGTCGTTCTGGGGTTCTACGCGATCGGTATCGCATCGCGAGTGTACTTCCGACGGAAACTCAACCAATGA
- the phoU gene encoding phosphate signaling complex protein PhoU — protein sequence MSEPSLSEQPASLRDDVLAFGDSVHNQLRRALSALDTLDPELARTVVDGDRLVNERYLDLERDCIEVLALHQPVASDLRAVVTAFKILTDLERIADLAANLASLVEPLTAEIRDDAFAAVRLIEIGELASEMVIDALYAFETGDADLCRTVVDRDGSLNDRCQDAMDTVVRQLLDPTETAPFASVAPDVLQRVLVLVRDLERIGDHAANVAARSYYAFKADDALLR from the coding sequence ATGTCCGAGCCGTCGCTTTCCGAGCAACCGGCGTCGCTCAGAGACGACGTCCTCGCGTTCGGGGACTCCGTCCACAACCAGCTCCGGCGAGCGCTGTCGGCGCTGGACACGCTCGATCCGGAACTCGCCCGGACGGTCGTCGACGGCGACAGGCTCGTCAACGAGCGATACCTCGACCTCGAACGCGACTGCATCGAGGTGCTCGCGCTGCACCAGCCCGTCGCCAGCGACCTCCGGGCGGTCGTCACCGCGTTCAAGATTCTCACCGATCTCGAGCGGATCGCCGACCTCGCGGCGAACCTCGCGTCGCTGGTCGAGCCGCTGACGGCCGAGATCCGGGACGACGCGTTTGCCGCCGTCCGACTGATCGAGATCGGTGAACTGGCCTCCGAGATGGTCATCGACGCGCTGTACGCCTTCGAGACCGGGGACGCCGACCTCTGTCGGACCGTCGTCGACCGCGACGGATCGCTCAACGATCGCTGTCAGGACGCGATGGACACGGTCGTTCGACAGCTGCTGGATCCGACCGAGACGGCCCCGTTCGCTAGCGTCGCGCCCGATGTCCTCCAGCGGGTGCTCGTCCTCGTGCGCGATCTCGAGCGGATCGGCGACCACGCTGCCAACGTCGCGGCGAGATCCTACTACGCCTTCAAGGCCGACGACGCGCTGCTGCGGTGA
- the phoU gene encoding phosphate signaling complex protein PhoU, with amino-acid sequence MPRESYQEKLDALREDVLYMSEVVLERVRMGQEALQRKDEQLAQDVIDNDYEVNQLYLDLEQDCVNLLALQQPVAGDLRFIAASFKIITDLERIADLATNLGEYTLEADRDVFPEVDAQEIGDAVVEMVEDAMDAYAEEDIDACFEIAERDDEIDAMCADASDTVMRDLIEREATTAADDEDIEQLMTDVSRLLLTIRDLERIGDHAVNIAARTLYMVENDDELIY; translated from the coding sequence ATGCCACGAGAATCCTATCAGGAGAAACTCGACGCCCTCCGCGAGGACGTCCTCTACATGAGCGAGGTCGTCCTCGAACGCGTCCGGATGGGCCAGGAAGCGCTCCAGCGGAAAGACGAACAGCTCGCACAGGACGTCATCGACAACGACTACGAGGTCAACCAGCTGTATCTCGATCTCGAACAGGACTGTGTGAACCTCCTCGCGCTCCAGCAGCCGGTCGCCGGCGACCTGCGTTTCATCGCCGCCTCGTTCAAGATCATCACCGACCTCGAACGGATTGCCGATCTGGCGACGAACCTCGGCGAGTACACGCTCGAAGCCGACCGCGACGTCTTCCCCGAGGTCGACGCCCAAGAGATCGGCGACGCGGTCGTCGAGATGGTCGAAGACGCGATGGACGCCTACGCGGAAGAAGACATCGACGCCTGCTTCGAGATCGCCGAGCGCGACGACGAGATCGACGCGATGTGTGCTGACGCCTCCGATACGGTGATGCGGGATCTGATCGAGCGTGAGGCGACCACGGCGGCCGACGACGAGGATATCGAGCAACTGATGACCGACGTTTCGCGACTGCTATTGACAATCCGCGACCTCGAACGGATCGGCGATCACGCGGTCAACATCGCCGCCCGCACGCTGTACATGGTCGAGAACGACGACGAACTCATCTACTGA
- the pstB gene encoding phosphate ABC transporter ATP-binding protein PstB — translation MTETTIASERGTDTEIETTKGESTERTREEWTDYESAGETVLSVSDLNVYYGDEHALKDVSMDIPEKSVTALIGPSGCGKSTFLRSLNRMNDRIKSARVEGTVEFDGQDIYQDGADLVELRKRIGMVFQSPNPFPKSVRENVAYGPRKHGDVNRGLTARLLGRDEKDAEDRLVERTLKQAALWEEVSDRLDDNALGLSGGQQQRLCIARCLAVDPEVILMDEPASALDPIATSKIEDLIEELAEEYTVVVVTHNMQQAARISDQTAVFLTGGELVEYDDTEKIFESPESQRVEDYITGKFG, via the coding sequence ATGACTGAGACGACGATCGCATCCGAACGCGGCACAGACACCGAAATCGAGACGACAAAAGGCGAGAGCACCGAACGCACGCGCGAGGAGTGGACCGATTACGAGTCCGCCGGCGAGACCGTCCTGTCAGTCTCTGACCTGAACGTCTACTACGGTGACGAACACGCGCTGAAAGACGTCTCGATGGATATCCCCGAGAAGAGCGTCACGGCGCTGATCGGCCCCTCGGGTTGTGGGAAATCGACGTTTCTGCGGAGCCTCAACCGGATGAACGACCGGATCAAGAGCGCTCGCGTCGAGGGGACCGTTGAGTTCGACGGGCAGGACATCTACCAGGACGGCGCGGACCTCGTCGAACTTCGTAAGCGGATCGGCATGGTGTTTCAGTCGCCGAACCCCTTCCCCAAGTCGGTCCGCGAGAACGTCGCGTACGGCCCCCGAAAGCACGGCGATGTCAACCGCGGACTGACGGCCCGACTGCTCGGACGCGACGAGAAAGACGCGGAAGACCGGCTCGTCGAGCGCACGCTGAAGCAGGCGGCACTGTGGGAGGAGGTCAGCGATCGGCTGGACGACAACGCGCTCGGGCTCTCGGGCGGCCAGCAACAACGGCTCTGTATCGCCCGGTGTCTGGCCGTCGATCCCGAAGTGATCCTGATGGACGAACCGGCGAGCGCGCTTGACCCCATCGCCACCTCGAAGATCGAGGACCTCATCGAGGAACTCGCCGAGGAGTACACAGTCGTCGTCGTCACCCACAACATGCAACAGGCCGCTCGCATCTCCGATCAGACCGCCGTCTTCCTCACCGGCGGCGAACTCGTCGAGTACGACGACACCGAGAAGATCTTCGAGAGCCCCGAGAGCCAGCGCGTCGAGGACTACATCACCGGCAAGTTCGGCTAG
- the pstB gene encoding phosphate ABC transporter ATP-binding protein PstB: MSDSQATHETESTGIETSTSSTTTAGETDERIDDSWLEYEFEGEPKLSVQNLDVYYGDEHALKDVSMDIPEQSVTALIGPSGCGKSTFLRSLNRMNDRIKSARVEGTVELDGRDIYQDGTNLVELRKRVGMVFQSPNPFPKSIKDNVSYGPRKHGDINTGLLASLLGKDESDKEAELVERSLKQAALWDEVSDRLDDNALGLSGGQQQRLCIARALATDPEVILMDEPASALDPIATSKIEDLIEELAEEYTVVVVTHNMQQAARISDQTAVFLTGGELVEYDDTEKIFESPESQRVEDYITGKFG; encoded by the coding sequence ATGAGCGATTCACAAGCCACACACGAAACAGAGAGCACAGGCATCGAGACGAGCACGTCCAGTACGACGACGGCCGGCGAAACCGACGAACGGATCGACGACAGCTGGCTCGAGTACGAGTTCGAGGGAGAGCCAAAGCTCTCGGTGCAGAACCTCGATGTCTACTACGGCGACGAGCACGCGCTGAAAGACGTCTCGATGGACATCCCCGAGCAGAGCGTGACGGCGCTGATCGGCCCCTCGGGTTGTGGGAAATCGACGTTCCTGCGGTCGCTCAACCGGATGAACGACCGCATCAAGAGCGCTCGCGTCGAGGGGACCGTCGAACTCGACGGCCGGGACATCTATCAGGACGGGACGAACCTCGTCGAATTACGCAAGCGCGTCGGAATGGTGTTCCAGTCGCCGAATCCCTTCCCGAAGTCGATCAAGGACAACGTCTCCTACGGTCCGCGCAAACACGGGGACATCAACACCGGGTTGCTCGCCAGTCTGCTGGGCAAAGACGAATCGGACAAGGAAGCGGAACTCGTCGAACGCTCGCTCAAGCAGGCGGCGCTGTGGGACGAAGTCAGCGACCGGCTCGACGATAACGCGCTCGGGCTCTCGGGCGGCCAGCAACAGCGGCTCTGCATCGCCCGGGCGCTGGCGACTGATCCCGAAGTGATCCTGATGGACGAACCGGCGAGCGCGCTTGACCCCATCGCCACCTCGAAGATCGAGGACCTCATCGAGGAACTCGCCGAGGAGTACACGGTCGTCGTCGTCACCCACAACATGCAACAGGCCGCCCGCATCTCCGATCAGACCGCCGTCTTCCTCACCGGCGGCGAACTCGTCGAGTACGACGACACCGAGAAGATCTTCGAGAGTCCCGAGAGCCAGCGCGTCGAGGACTACATCACCGGCAAGTTCGGCTAA
- a CDS encoding FeoC-like transcriptional regulator, protein MSLYEDVLARLESGETPERIADAVDRRPDAIEAMIEEMRRRGHLTRIDCSGTACDRCPVGGSCSMAGDVPAQYVVSREGQSLLAADGETPSEATGDG, encoded by the coding sequence ATGAGCCTCTACGAGGACGTCCTCGCTCGTCTCGAGAGCGGCGAGACGCCCGAGCGGATCGCCGACGCCGTCGACCGCCGGCCCGACGCGATCGAGGCGATGATCGAGGAGATGCGTCGGCGCGGTCACCTGACGCGGATCGACTGCTCGGGAACCGCCTGTGATCGCTGTCCGGTCGGCGGGTCGTGTTCGATGGCCGGCGACGTACCGGCCCAGTACGTCGTCTCGAGGGAGGGACAGTCGCTGCTCGCGGCCGACGGCGAGACGCCGTCCGAAGCGACCGGCGACGGGTAA